DNA from Lonchura striata isolate bLonStr1 chromosome 5, bLonStr1.mat, whole genome shotgun sequence:
GTTGTACTATACGattgaaattttaattaaaagttctACAGAAGAGAGCAagatagaaataaaaaacccatgtcacacagtgtcccagtgtcagATAACATGAAATGAAAAGGTCAGGGTTTGTAAGACATAAATGAGGATAACAAAGGTGTTCTATCTTAGCAAAGACTTTTATTCTGttcttctttcctcctcctcaggacatgaagaaacaaaaggatGCAGCAGACACAAGGCAATGAAAGCAAACAAGTGAACAAAGAACAGCTCCAGTTAGACCTAAGTGAGGGTTAAAAGGTAGCTTGGGTGCAGATATGGAAATTCCCCATCATTATAAAAGCCTAAAGTTTGTCTTTGTATTTTGTTGCAACTTCATTTCAgtaagtatattttaaaaaaatagtctgTATTTAGTTCTCAGTCAAATTCAGATGGATCAAGCACACAGCCAGACAGCTCACATGCTCTCAGTACTTGGATACTCCACCTTGTTTGAAGTGCCCAGTTCTCCAATACTTTGTCTCAGGGACACAGTTCAAACCACATGGCAAAATCAAAGAACAGGTGACTCAGAGGATGAGAAGAGTGACCAATGACAGCCACAAAAGTTTTCTGGTAAGAGGAAAAAACTATATTGAGCCCACCTGAATGCACAGGTCTTGAGGCAGTTTATGACACTGACTTGTATCTAGCAGAGTGAGGCTGTCACATTTACAGCCAAGCCAAGAAATTGCCTGGTGCCACTGTCCAACACCTAATGTCTAATTCTCTACTTGACAAGCCTGGATCTTGCTATGGGGTGTATCTTGGATATGATCCTAAGTGTTATGGCAGGAGCATGGATATGAGacccagccacagcacagccctgtgaCCACGGCTCAGCAAAGCGCCAGGGACAGTGCAATCATAGTGTGAATCTGCACATCTCTCACATGAAGAGTCTTGGAGTCATGATATTATAAATAGTTAAGCCTGAATACATCCTGCTCTTTGCAAAAGCAAGATGGTTTTGGATACCAAAGGTGAATTTGCTTTTCGTGCACATTACAACCTCccttttacttttaaaatattgtacTTTTCCTCACATAGTCCAATTCAACATGCTATTTGCTACCACTGACCTATTGAGTGCTGCTAAATACACCATTCAATTATTGGAAAATATATGATGGACTACATTTATTTAGTATGTGCCATTTGAACATTATAATACAGTTAATAGATTTGTAGACCATTCATAATAGCATGTTTTGTTGGACTTTTGTCTAACAGTGTGACAAGTATTGTGCAACAGACCCATAGAAATGAACTGTCCTGTCACAAGTTACGAGCACATATGGCTGAATAAAAGCTGTCATTCCCCTATTTCCATACATTAAATGCTAAGGCTAATGAGCTTTTATTAGGAAAAATCCTGTTTCTACTGGACTGACAAACAAAGCTTTAAACAAATTTTGTCCACATgattttcaaggaaaaagaagTCAGACAGGATCTACCATTAAGCATCTTTTTATTGTAGTCTTTAATGTACatgcagaatttttaaaaaaggtgtCAGTTATATCTCTAAGCTTATAACAATAATATAAATGTTTGGATCAGCAATGTATTTGGATTAGGGACTAAGAAACCTAAGTGAACAGACATCTTTCAGGATATACAGTTTACATGGTAAATCAAGAAGGTTTTCTTTGGAGTGATTTTCCtcataaaaagataaaatatttcttgtttACAATCTTGGTTGTttttaatactgaaaaaaaaatctataataGTACACTCTTCATTATGTACATAGAAAAACATAAAACTATATCCATACCAGTGTCTGTTTTAAATGCAAATAGTAGTTAATAGCTTTGTAAATTTTTGTGCATTCTCTCCCACCCCCATtctccctcccccacccccacttaaaaatgcagcatttcctAAAGTTTTCAATGCTTTGGCAGAAACAGAATGGAAGGCACTTCCATGTTAGGTAGAGCAATATGTGAAATATCAGCGCTAAATAAAAAAGCTGTAGGTGTACCAGACAGCTCCATGTTCATCCCAATGGATGGATTTTGCACTCCTGCAGGTCAAGAACTATTTTGCTAGAGattccagctggagcaggctcaGACCCCAGCTTGGTTTACAAAAAAGCTGATTAGCCTCACAGCTATTTTTACAAATGCTTCACACAAACCAATGAGGATGCAGAGAGCATCTCTGAACACAGTACTGTCATAAGGGCAAAAAGCTCTTGCAGGTCACAGCATCAGAACATGTCGCAAAGGCCCCGCTACTGGGGCCTTCCACTTTGCAACACGGTAGTTTCACACAACACCCTTGTTTAAGACTTCCTGATGTTGCAGCTCAGCTAAAAATGAACAAAGCAACACACAAATGTGAAGATTCTAAAGCATCTCTTGTGATGGATAAATTTAGACTCAGCAAAGCATCCTGAAAACAATCTGTGTGCTAGTGGCAGGCTGACCTCTGCTGATAGGGAAGTTTTGAAAGCTGTAGAAAAGTTTCTCACAGGGGCAGCTCCTCCCTGGCCTCCTGTGGCTTGTTTGGCAtgccttcatttttcttttacctCAGGATTATTCTGTCATACCTGCGATACACATTTATATTAATACTTTGCAAAAATACCCCAGATGCCAATGAGATAAGCACCTAAATGCTTGCTAAGGGATGCGTCATAAGTCACAGtcaggaaaacatttctgtaatGACCAATTTTAGCACTCAACTGCAGTTTGTTTCTGCAATCCTAATAAAGGTTGAGAAATGACTGGATGCAAACTTCCAAGACAGAATGAGACAGAAAGGCACCAACCAGAGCTTTTATATTTCAATGTCTCCAGCCTGACAAAATGTTAAATTTTCAGGACATATGCTAGTTCAGTAATATGTTTACTTAACTAATGTATTCATACTGCACAATATCTGACCACGACTGTAAATAGCTGTAGTCAACTGACAACCCAATTGAAAAAGAACATTCTGCTAAAACCTGCCAGCTGGTCACGTTCATTCTGCTGTGATAGCTCTGCGATCTTTAGCCACAATAAAATGAATGGCTTTTTAGTGTTGGAAAGCATTTTTGTCATCCTTCAATATCACTGTGGATTTATCTCACAAGGAATGAAGGGTAAGAGGCATACAACAACACTTCAATCTTTGAATTGAGCAGCCAGCAAAATAATATGCAGCTGGCATGGAAGAATAGCCTTTAAGGTTAGATTTAAAATGCAGACCaaagtggaggaaaaaaggcaaaagaaaggaaaaaaaaaataaaaggcaagtAGTCCAGTAAGAATGAACAGTAGAAAAAGGAACTGAGCAAGTGATTCTTTGTTTTGGGCCAGTCCACCACCAGTTATTGTATGTTGCTTTGGGAAACACAAAACTGGCACCAAAACActccaaaaaacacaaaaccttcACCCCCTTCCTAGGCTGATGGCTCTCCTTGAACTGTCCCTCAGATCTCTTTCCGTACTGTGGCTCGGATGCTGCTGAACACTTTGCCTATGGCCTCAAAGAGCGGGTCGCAGAACGTGTGGATGCAGATGGAATAGACACGGCTAATACACTGGATCTCAATCAGGTAACTCCTGATGCACGGCACCACCGCCCAGATGTGCAGGAATGACAGAATGGCAAAGTAGATGCCCCAGATGAGAGCCATAGGAATACCAAAGATTGCTGACAGTAAACGATAAAACCAGTATTTCGTTACAGTGAAGGTGGTAAAACTGGCCTTCCAAATCCCATCAAAGCTGTGTGTTCCCTCTGGCTCAGCAATCACATCTTCAAAATCGATCTGCAGCAAAGAACACAAAGTCAGGTCAGTCAGACATTCACATCAAAGGTGTATTCCAGAAACACCTTTCCTGGAGAGCTatgcaagaaaagaaaacacaaagcaCATACTTCCTACATCCTCATATGATTCAATCTATTATGACCCATGATTAAAGTCATGAATCTTCAGTAACCTTTACCCAGTGACTACCAGGGAGCCTCAATGATCAGCTCAAAATTAGACATCTAACTTCTAGATGGAGTTTTCCACAAAACTGAATATATTTTCCTCATCTCCTACAGCCCTAGGGTATGCAGTGCCCTTATGGTCTACTTAAGGTATAAAACAGgtgaataaaataatatttcatagCTTTGACTATTCATAAATCATTCAAAAAGTCACCTAAGGAAGTAGTGCATTCCAACAGGAATATTTTAACATTCTCTGTTGAAATACCGAGCTGTTCAGGAAGCTTAATTGTCATAACATTTCTATAAGAAAATTAACAGAATTGCAATGATGGTTCAGCTCCATGTCACG
Protein-coding regions in this window:
- the CAV1 gene encoding caveolin-1, which codes for MSGTKYVDSEGFLYTAPVREQGNIYKPNNKMMADELSEKAVHDVHTKEIDLVNRDPKHLNDDVVKIDFEDVIAEPEGTHSFDGIWKASFTTFTVTKYWFYRLLSAIFGIPMALIWGIYFAILSFLHIWAVVPCIRSYLIEIQCISRVYSICIHTFCDPLFEAIGKVFSSIRATVRKEI